One Rhododendron vialii isolate Sample 1 chromosome 2a, ASM3025357v1 genomic region harbors:
- the LOC131316666 gene encoding CSC1-like protein ERD4, producing the protein MDFASFLTSLATSFILFVVLMLLFTWLSRKPGNKEVYYPNRILRGLDPWEGGSGRTRNPFSWIREALSSSEHDVIAMSGVDTAVYFVFLSTVLGILVLSGVVLLPVLLPLAATDNVMKSSNVTSKGTFNDLDKLSMGHIEEKSLRLWAFLIAAYWVSFVAYYLLWKAYNHVSDLRAAALMSPEVRPEQFTILVRDIPPPPEGQTRKEQVDSYFKAIYPDTYYKSMVVTNNKKVNKIWEDLEGYKKKLAHAEAVYAESKKTGKPEGTKPTNKTGFLGLLGEKVDSIEYYNQKINESVSKLEAEQKVTLGEKQQASALVFFTSRVAAASAAQSPHARLVDTWTVMDAPEARQLIWPNLPKNFYERQIRQILVYVIVALTILFYMIPIGLVSAVTTLANLKKILPFIKPIVNIVAIKTVLEAYLPQIALIIFLALLPKFLLFLSKEEGIPSESHAQRAASGKFFYFSVFNVFIGVTVGGTLFDSLKDIEKDPNSVVDILATSLPANATFFLTFVALKFFVGYGLELSRLVPLIIYHLKRKYLCKTEDELKAAWTPGDLGLATRVPSDLLVITVVLCYSIIAPIIIPFGALYFAIGWLVLRNQAIKVYVPSYESYGKMWPHIHTRLVAALVLFQVTMFGYFGIKKFYYTPLIIPLPILSLIFAFICSKKFYRFFQATALEVACRELKETPNMEQVFRSYIPPSLNAEKVDEDQFEDAASQVSRSQSFV; encoded by the exons atgGATTTCGCATCTTTCTTGACGTCTCTGGCGACGTCGTTCATACTATTCGTGGTTCTGATGCTGTTATTCACATGGCTGTCTAGGAAACCCGGTAACAAGGAGGTGTACTACCCGAACCGGATACTTAGGGGGTTGGATCCGTGGGAAGGCGGGTCGGGGAGGACCCGAAACCCGTTTTCTTGGATCCGGGAGGCACTCTCTTCCTCCGAGCATGACGTTATTGCCATGTCCGGTGTCGACACTGCTGTCTATTTCGTCTTCCTCTCCACTG TGTTGGGGATATTGGTTTTATCTGGGGTTGTGCTCCTACCAGTTCTTCTGCCATTGGCTGCCACTGACAATGTTATGAAGTCAAGCAACGTCACAAGCAAGGGGACTTTCAATGACCTTGACAAACTATCCATGGGACATATTGAA GAAAAGAGTCTGAGGTTGTGGGCATTCCTGATAGCAGCCTACTGGGTTTCTTTTGTTGCGTATTACCTGTTGTGGAAGGCATACAACCATGTTTCTGACCTGAGAGCTGCCGCTCTAATGTCTCCTGAGGTGAGGCCTGAACAATTTACTATTCTTGTCCGAGACATTCCTCCTCCACCTGAAGGTCAAACTAGAAAGGAACAGGTTGATTCATACTTCAAAGCAATCTATCCAGATACATATTACAAATCAATGGTGGtcacaaacaacaaaaag GTCAACAAGATTTGGGAAGATTTGGAGGGGTACAAAAAGAAGCTTGCACACGCTGAAGCTGTATATGCTGAGTCAAAGAAAACTGGGAAACCTGAAGGGACTAAACCAACAAATAAAACTGGTTTCCTTGGTCTTCTTGGTGAAAAAGTAGATTCCATAGAGTACTACAATCAGAAAATCAACGAATCGGTGTCAAAATTAGAAGCTGAACAAAAGGTCACTCTTGGAGAGAAACAGCAAGCCTCAGCTTTGGTATTCTTCACCAGCAGGGTAGCTGCAGCTTCTGCAGCTCAGAGTCCACATGCCCGGCTGGTTGACACATGGACGGTCATGGATGCTCCTGAGGCCCGCCAACTGATATGGCCTAATCTTCCAAAAAACTTTTATGAGCGACAGATAAGACAGATTTTGGTCTATGTTATTGTCGCATTGACCATCTTATTTTACATGATTCCGATCGGGCTTGTCTCTGCAGTCACAACACTTGCCAATCTAAAGAAGATCCTCCCATTTATAAAACCCATTGTTAATATTGTTGCAATTAAGACGGTTTTGGAAGCATACTTGCCTCAGATTGCACTCATCATCTTTCTGGCTTTGCTGCCAAAGTTTCTGTTGTTTCTATCAAAGGAAGAAGGCATTCCTTCGGAGAGTCATGCGCAAAGGGCTGCCTCAGGAAAGTTCttctatttttcggtgtttaaTGTTTTTATTGGAGTTACAGTGGGTGGGACCTTGTTTGATTCCTTAAAGGACATCGAGAAGGATCCAAACTCTGTTGTTGACATACTAGCAACCAGCCTGCCAGCAAATGCAACTTTCTTCCTGACCTTTGTGGCCCTTAA GTTCTTTGTTGGCTACGGGCTGGAGCTATCTCGATTAGTTCCTTTGATCATTTACCATTTGAAGAGGAAGTACCTTTGCAAAACTGAAGATGAGCTTAAAGCAGCTTGGACTCCAGGGGATCTCGGTTTGGCAACTAGGGTACCCAGCGATCTGCTGGTCATCACCGTTGTCCTCTGCTACTCTATCATAGCTCCTATCATTATTCCATTTGGCGCGCTGTACTTTGCTATTGGCTGGCTTGTTCTTCGGAATCAGGCAA TTAAAGTGTATGTTCCTTCGTATGAGAGCTACGGGAAGATGTGGCCCCACATACACACTCGCCTCGTAGCTGCTTTGGTGTTGTTCCAAGTCACCATGTTCGGATACTTCGGAATAAAGAAGTTTTACTACACTCCATTAATAATTCCGCTTCCCATACTGTCCTTGATCTTTGCCTTCATTTGTAGCAAGAAATTCTACCGTTTCTTCCAAGCAACTGCTCTTGAAGTCGCTTGTCGCGAATTGAAGGAAACTCCAAACATGGAACAAGTCTTCAGGTCTTACATTCCACCGAGCTTGAATGCTGAGAAGGTTGATGAAGATCAGTTTGAAGATGCGGCGTCTCAGGTTTCAAGGTCACAATCCTTTGTCTGA
- the LOC131316667 gene encoding uncharacterized protein LOC131316667 — translation MSRLRANSSPELLPASLDTNQHVDSSLEGVAATVKLLLKLLQDHKESCAKEQNDSRRMLRVAGMMTILDNVKTRIQTCQSFGKKGEKAELRRCNTDLHRPTNVPRDHKKPTEQIDEKEKLRRELNASLAARKSLECMCSSLGKEKEIMAAELARKVHELSGMEELVSDLKAQNENLLGKVQEYALEHKEKKTCFGGDNNAALEKRNKELTEKLLRSLEGYKSKSRKLKEALEEKATIHATMEEMGVEIGTGLERIRGFKKKMAKGSEQSAEIEEEISELEHMFECFQMKLYKHGQKKVKCVKPKGEISACKPSILA, via the exons ATGAGTAGGCTTCGAGCAAATTCATCTCCTGAATTACTTCCTGCTTCGTTGGACACCAATCAGCATGTCGATTCCAGTTTAGAAG GTGTGGCTGCAACTGTCAAATTGCTACTAAAACTTCTCCAAGATCACAAAGAATCGTGTGCGAAAGAGCAAAATGACAGCCGGAGAATGCTAAGGGTGGCCGGAATGATGACGATTCTCGACAACGTCAAAACCCGTATTCAAACATGTCAGTCTTTCGGCAAAAAAGGCGAAAAGGCTGAGCTAAGGCGGTGCAACACTGATCTCCATAGGCCTACCAACGTCCCAAGGGACCACAAAAAGCCCACGGAGCAAATCGACGAGAAAGAGAAGCTAAGAAGAGAGCTAAATGCAAGCTTAGCAGCGCGAAAGAGCCTTGAGTGCATGTGTTCAAGTTTGGGAAAGGAGAAAGAGATTATGGCAGCAGAGTTAGCTAGAAAGGTGCATGAATTGAGTGGAATGGAGGAGCTTGTTAGCGACTTAAAAGCACAAAATGAGAACTTATTGGGAAAAGTCCAAGAATATGCTTTAGAgcacaaagaaaagaaaacttgcTTCGGGGGAGACAATAATGCAGCCCTAGAAAAGAGAAACAAGGAGTTAACAGAGAAACTTTTGAGGTCGCTCGAGGGGTATAAATCGAAGAGCAGGAAATTGAAGGAGGCGTTAGAGGAAAAGGCAACGATCCATGCCACGATGGAGGAAATGGGAGTTGAAATTGGAACAGGTTTGGAGAGAATTAgaggatttaaaaaaaagatggcGAAAGGGAGCGAGCAATCGGCGGAAATTGAAGAGGAGATTTCGGAGTTGGAGCATATGTTTGAGTGCTTTCAAATGAAGCTGTACAAACATGGGCAAAAGAAAGTGAAGTGTGTTAAGCCAAAAGGGGAGATCAGTGCTTGTAAGCCTTCTATTCTTGCCTGA